A single region of the Strigops habroptila isolate Jane chromosome 3, bStrHab1.2.pri, whole genome shotgun sequence genome encodes:
- the SYPL1 gene encoding synaptophysin-like protein 1 — protein MAGVRLDFGLLLEPLGFVKVLEWIFAIFAFSTCGGFQGETSLLVSCKDVVNKTVTAAFAYPFRLNTVVFSAPDPNFCGGTWTDVYLEGNFSSSAQFFVTLAVLVFLYCIAALVVYIGYKHVYNQNRSFPLTDLVITVITAFLWLVSTFAWAKVLADIKTSTGANIILGIESCKTPGTTCHFAAVTSMGALNVSVVFGLINMILWGGNIWFVYKDTSLHNQSNRISQSAAIYQIQRGV, from the exons ATGGCCGGTGTGAGGCTGGACTTCGGCTTGCTCCTGGAGCCCCTGGGCTTCGTTAAGGTCCTCGAGTGG ATTTTTGCCATCTTTGCCTTTTCCACATGTGGAGGCTTTCAAGGTGAAACTAGTCTTCTAGTTTCCTGCAAAGATGTGGTAAACAAGACAGttacagctgcttttgcttATCCTTTCAG GTTGAATACTGTTGTATTTAGTGCACCAGACCCAAATTTCTGTGGTGGAACTTGGACTGATGTTTATCTCGAGGGCAACTTCTCCTCTTCTGCACAGTTCTTCGTTACACTCGCAGTGTTGGTATTCCTCTACTGCATTGCAGCCCTTGTGGTATATATTGGATATAAGCATGTGTATAACCAAAACAGGAGTTTTCCACTAACT GACTTGGTTATCACTGTCATAACAGCCTTTTTGTGGCTAGTCAGTACTTTTGCTTGGGCAAAGGTGCTTGCTGACATCAAAACATCCACAGGGGCCAACATTATTCTAGGAATTGAATCTTGCAAAACACCAGGAACAACTTgtcattttgctgctgtgacCAGCATGGGAGCTCTGAATGTGTCTGTG GTGTTTGGCTTGATTAACATGATTTTATGGGGAGGAAATATTTGGTTTGTATACAAGGACACCAGCCTGCACAACCAATCAAACAGGATTTCTCAAAGTGCAGCAATATATCAAATTCAAAGAGGAGTATAA